A genomic stretch from Mycobacteriales bacterium includes:
- the smc gene encoding chromosome segregation protein SMC, with protein sequence MHLASLTLRGFKSFASSTTLRFEPGVTAIVGPNGSGKSNVVDAIAWVLGEQGAKSLRGGKMEDVIFAGTAGRPALGRAEVLLTIDNTDGALPIDFTEVTLSRIMFRNGGSEYAINGSPCRLLDIQELLSDSGIGREMHVIVGQGQLDAVLSATPEERRGFIEEAAGVLKHRKRKEKALRKLDAMQVNLNRLTDLTAELRRQLKPLGQQADVARRASVIQADLRDARLRLLADDLSTMRGAFEAEVADEAALLARRAAAEAALADASVREQQLDATLAEQTPQLARAQETWYRLSSLRERMRGTASLAAERQRNSAIAVDLGTGGRDPMAWQAEIDQLKAEGNEVEEALAADRERLAAVEAERMQLEASLSAQEQALAAARQALADRREGRVRLQGEVTALRTRAQAAEDEIGRLSASWEAAQERAAKAAAEFAALESEVAGLDAGEVDLDAAHEAAAAALASAEESLAALQEEEREVERQRSAAAARRDALALGLDRKDGAGALVAAKDRLHGVLGTVADLVRVAAGYEVAVAAALGAAADAVAVRSIADAAAAIAFLKGEDGGRAGMLVGGLDADTDITVDVPDGARAALDVVHADVTLLGALARLLADTVVVADAAEAQRVVGAQPRLRAVTRDGDVFGAGWSAGGSSSAPSLLEVRAAHSEAEQLLGELSRRGDQLRFALSGAIEEVAARRDDLEVAVNALHESDARLAAVAERLGQLGAAARATAGESERLARAVEEASQARDRDLAGLSALEERLAAAEATPEEATPDEGERDRVAELVVATRARELEARLAVRTDEERRSALAARVVALETAAEAERAARERAAELVRRRAREAVVAAAVSAVARQALDALERSLDAAAAQRAAIEQQRTVTEGELLAVRSTVRDLSGDLETLTGAVHRDEVARAEQRMRIEALEAKVVEEFAVEAETLLAEYGPDVAVPPSADAPEGAVAIPYDRAVQEKRWKAAERALALLGKVNPLALEEFAALEERHKFLSDQLEDLKASRRDLLVVVKEVDDRVEQVFREAYEDVAREFETVFATLFPGGSGRLVRTDPNDWLLTGVDVEARPPGKKVKRLSLLSGGERSLTAIALLVAIFRARPSPFYVLDEVEAALDDRNLLRLVGLLTELKSTSQLIVVTHQKRTMEVANALYGVSMRGDGITEVISQRLREPEPEPV encoded by the coding sequence GTGCATCTTGCGAGCTTGACCCTCCGCGGGTTCAAGTCCTTCGCGTCCTCGACCACGCTGCGGTTCGAACCCGGCGTCACGGCCATCGTCGGTCCGAACGGCTCCGGCAAGTCCAACGTCGTCGACGCGATCGCTTGGGTGCTCGGCGAGCAAGGGGCGAAGTCGCTGCGCGGCGGGAAGATGGAAGACGTCATCTTCGCCGGTACGGCGGGCCGGCCGGCGCTCGGCCGCGCCGAGGTCTTGCTGACGATCGACAACACCGACGGCGCGCTGCCGATCGACTTCACCGAGGTGACGCTGTCGCGGATCATGTTCCGCAACGGCGGCTCCGAGTACGCGATCAACGGCTCCCCGTGCCGGCTCCTCGACATCCAAGAGCTGCTCTCCGACTCGGGCATCGGTCGCGAGATGCACGTCATCGTCGGGCAGGGCCAGCTCGACGCCGTCCTGTCGGCCACCCCCGAGGAGCGGCGCGGCTTCATCGAGGAAGCGGCGGGCGTCCTCAAGCATCGCAAGCGCAAGGAGAAGGCGCTTCGCAAGCTCGACGCGATGCAGGTCAACCTCAACCGGCTGACCGATCTCACCGCCGAGCTGCGCCGCCAGCTCAAGCCGCTCGGCCAGCAGGCCGATGTCGCGCGACGCGCTTCGGTGATCCAAGCCGACCTGCGAGACGCCCGGCTGCGGCTGCTCGCCGACGACCTGTCGACGATGCGCGGCGCCTTCGAGGCCGAGGTCGCCGACGAGGCAGCGCTGCTCGCCCGGCGAGCCGCGGCGGAGGCCGCGCTCGCCGACGCGTCGGTGCGCGAGCAGCAGCTGGACGCGACCCTGGCCGAGCAGACGCCGCAGCTGGCTCGGGCTCAGGAGACGTGGTATCGGCTGTCCAGCCTGCGGGAACGGATGCGCGGCACGGCCTCGCTGGCTGCGGAGCGTCAGCGCAACAGCGCCATCGCGGTCGATCTCGGCACGGGTGGCAGGGACCCGATGGCGTGGCAGGCGGAGATCGACCAGCTGAAGGCCGAGGGCAACGAGGTCGAGGAGGCGCTCGCGGCCGACCGCGAACGGCTCGCTGCCGTCGAGGCCGAGCGCATGCAGCTCGAAGCCTCGCTCAGCGCCCAGGAGCAGGCGCTCGCCGCGGCGCGGCAGGCACTGGCCGACCGTCGCGAGGGCCGGGTCCGGCTACAGGGCGAGGTGACCGCGCTGCGCACCCGGGCGCAGGCCGCCGAAGACGAGATCGGGCGGCTCTCGGCGTCGTGGGAGGCCGCGCAGGAGCGTGCCGCGAAGGCGGCCGCGGAGTTCGCGGCGCTCGAGAGCGAAGTGGCAGGTCTCGACGCGGGCGAGGTGGACCTCGACGCGGCCCACGAGGCGGCCGCCGCGGCGCTCGCCAGCGCCGAGGAGAGCCTCGCGGCGCTTCAGGAAGAGGAGCGTGAGGTCGAGCGGCAGCGAAGCGCCGCCGCGGCGCGGCGCGACGCGCTCGCCCTCGGGCTGGACCGCAAGGACGGCGCGGGTGCGCTCGTCGCGGCCAAGGATCGCCTCCATGGCGTACTCGGCACGGTGGCCGACCTGGTTCGGGTGGCGGCGGGCTACGAGGTCGCCGTGGCGGCCGCGCTCGGCGCGGCGGCGGACGCGGTCGCGGTGCGAAGCATCGCCGACGCTGCGGCGGCGATCGCATTCCTCAAGGGCGAGGACGGCGGGCGCGCCGGGATGCTCGTCGGCGGCCTCGACGCGGACACCGACATCACCGTGGACGTCCCCGACGGGGCCCGCGCCGCGCTGGACGTCGTCCACGCCGACGTCACCTTGCTGGGCGCGCTCGCCCGGCTGCTCGCCGACACGGTCGTGGTCGCCGACGCGGCAGAGGCGCAGCGGGTGGTCGGCGCACAACCGCGGCTGCGCGCGGTCACCCGCGACGGCGACGTCTTCGGCGCGGGGTGGTCCGCCGGCGGCTCGAGCTCCGCGCCCTCCCTGCTGGAGGTCCGAGCGGCCCACAGCGAGGCCGAGCAGCTGCTCGGCGAGCTCTCGCGCCGCGGCGACCAGCTGCGTTTCGCGCTGTCGGGCGCGATCGAGGAGGTCGCGGCGCGCCGCGACGACCTCGAGGTGGCGGTGAACGCCCTCCACGAGTCCGACGCGAGGCTCGCCGCCGTCGCCGAACGGCTCGGTCAGCTCGGTGCCGCCGCCCGCGCCACTGCGGGCGAGAGCGAGCGGCTCGCCCGGGCGGTCGAGGAGGCGTCGCAGGCCCGCGACCGCGATCTGGCCGGGTTGAGCGCGCTGGAGGAGCGGCTCGCCGCGGCCGAGGCGACGCCGGAGGAGGCGACGCCCGACGAGGGCGAGCGCGACCGCGTCGCGGAGCTCGTCGTGGCGACCCGCGCCCGCGAGCTCGAGGCCCGGCTCGCGGTGCGCACCGACGAGGAACGCCGATCGGCACTCGCCGCGCGGGTGGTCGCCCTCGAGACCGCCGCGGAGGCGGAGCGTGCGGCCCGGGAGCGGGCGGCCGAGCTGGTACGCCGCCGGGCTCGGGAGGCCGTCGTCGCCGCCGCGGTGTCCGCCGTCGCGCGGCAGGCGCTCGACGCCCTGGAACGATCCCTCGACGCGGCAGCGGCACAGCGCGCGGCCATCGAGCAGCAGCGAACGGTCACCGAGGGCGAGCTGTTGGCGGTGCGCTCGACGGTGCGCGACCTGTCCGGCGATCTCGAGACGCTGACCGGCGCGGTGCACCGCGACGAGGTCGCGCGCGCCGAACAGCGAATGCGCATCGAGGCGCTCGAGGCCAAGGTCGTCGAGGAGTTCGCGGTCGAAGCGGAGACGCTGCTCGCCGAGTACGGGCCCGACGTCGCGGTGCCGCCGTCGGCAGACGCTCCCGAGGGCGCAGTTGCCATTCCTTACGACCGGGCGGTGCAGGAGAAGCGCTGGAAGGCCGCCGAGCGTGCGCTGGCGCTGCTCGGGAAGGTCAACCCGCTCGCGCTCGAGGAGTTTGCGGCGCTCGAGGAGCGGCACAAGTTCCTCTCCGACCAGCTCGAGGACCTCAAGGCGTCGCGACGCGACCTGCTCGTGGTCGTCAAGGAGGTCGACGACCGGGTCGAGCAGGTGTTCCGAGAGGCCTACGAAGACGTCGCTCGCGAGTTCGAGACCGTCTTCGCCACCTTGTTCCCCGGCGGGTCGGGGCGGTTGGTGCGGACCGACCCGAACGACTGGCTGCTGACCGGAGTCGACGTCGAGGCGCGCCCGCCGGGCAAGAAGGTCAAGCGGTTGTCGCTGCTGTCCGGCGGCGAGCGTTCGCTCACCGCGATCGCGCTGCTGGTGGCGATCTTCCGGGCACGTCCCTCACCGTTCTACGTGCTCGACGAGGTCGAGGCGGCACTCGACGACCGCAACCTGCTGCGCCTCGTCGGACTGCTCACCGAGCTGAAATCGACCTCCCAGCTGATCGTCGTGACGCACCAGAAGCGCACGATGGAGGTTGCCAACGCCCTCTACGGCGTCTCGATGCGCGGCGACGGGATCACCGAGGTGATCAGTCAGCGGCTGCGTGAACCCGAACCGGAGCCCGTCTGA
- the ftsY gene encoding signal recognition particle-docking protein FtsY, with the protein MVFLIVGIVVAVLLVGAVLGLVLAPSRRRARGASLPPVPPATIDAPAPAAPVPPQPAPPAPASPPAPPTAPPAEQVVEAPPPAAPPAAPPPTVEVPEPSAGRLVRLRGRLSGSQTTLGRGLLALLSRDAIDDEVWEELEDTLLSADVGLAATNEIVGALRERVRIQGTRSAEDVRGMLREVLLAVIGADTDRALRTAAHDGRPAVVLVVGVNGTGKTTTCGKLARVIVGDGGSVLLGAADTFRAAAADQLSTWAERVGASVVRGPEGADPASVAFDAVHDGAERGVDTVVIDTAGRLHTKAGLMDELGKVKRVVERQGPVDEVLLVLDATTGQNGLVQARVFGEVVDVTGIVLTKLDGTAKGGIVIAVQRELGVPVKLVGLGEGPDDLAPFDPAVFVDAMLGA; encoded by the coding sequence ATGGTTTTTCTGATCGTCGGCATCGTCGTAGCGGTCCTGCTCGTCGGTGCCGTGCTCGGCCTTGTCCTCGCACCGTCGCGCAGACGTGCCCGCGGCGCCTCGCTCCCGCCGGTGCCGCCGGCCACGATCGACGCACCTGCGCCGGCTGCGCCGGTCCCACCACAGCCGGCGCCGCCCGCGCCGGCTTCGCCGCCAGCCCCGCCCACGGCGCCGCCGGCCGAGCAGGTCGTCGAGGCGCCGCCGCCAGCGGCCCCGCCAGCGGCCCCGCCGCCCACCGTCGAGGTCCCCGAGCCGTCCGCCGGGCGGCTGGTCAGACTCCGGGGCCGGCTCTCCGGCTCGCAGACCACGCTCGGCCGGGGACTGCTCGCCCTGCTCTCGCGCGACGCGATCGACGACGAGGTGTGGGAAGAGCTCGAAGACACCCTGCTCAGCGCCGACGTCGGGCTCGCGGCCACCAACGAGATCGTCGGCGCGTTGCGGGAGCGGGTGCGCATCCAGGGAACCCGTTCCGCCGAGGACGTCCGCGGCATGCTGCGGGAGGTGCTGCTCGCGGTCATCGGTGCGGACACCGACCGTGCACTCCGGACGGCGGCACACGACGGTCGTCCCGCCGTCGTACTGGTGGTCGGCGTGAACGGAACCGGCAAGACCACGACCTGCGGCAAGCTGGCACGCGTCATCGTCGGCGACGGCGGCAGCGTCCTGCTCGGCGCCGCGGACACCTTCCGCGCGGCGGCGGCCGATCAGCTGTCGACCTGGGCCGAACGCGTCGGCGCGTCGGTGGTGCGCGGCCCCGAGGGCGCCGACCCGGCGAGCGTGGCCTTCGACGCGGTGCACGACGGTGCGGAGCGCGGTGTCGACACGGTCGTGATCGACACGGCCGGCCGGCTGCACACCAAGGCCGGCCTGATGGACGAGCTCGGCAAGGTAAAGCGCGTCGTCGAACGGCAGGGCCCGGTCGACGAGGTCCTGCTGGTGCTCGACGCCACGACCGGCCAGAACGGACTCGTGCAAGCCCGGGTGTTCGGCGAAGTGGTCGACGTCACCGGCATCGTGCTCACCAAGCTCGACGGCACGGCGAAGGGCGGCATCGTGATCGCCGTCCAGCGCGAGCTCGGCGTACCGGTGAAGCTCGTCGGGCTCGGCGAGGGCCCCGACGACCTCGCGCCGTTCGATCCGGCGGTGTTCGTGGACGCGATGTTGGGCGCTTGA
- a CDS encoding ammonium transporter — MEDGYYAWMIVATALVLMMTTPALAFFYGGMTRTKSTLNMMMMSFTAMGAVGIAFVLWGWSMGWGGDGIGNGNGKLIASPADTFGLLHVSSSNFVFVLFQLTFAVITVALISGSIADRVKISSWIVFSVLWVTCVYVVVAHNVWGGGWFYSHFPNLDYAGGTVVHINAGIAGGVLALVMGKRVGWPKNPGKPHNVTLTMLGAGLLWFGWYGFNVGSIVFNAGGSGNPWDKIGSCSGDTTCQFITQFTHETGVTFMNTTIATMAAMLAWLLVERIHRGKATSLGAASGVVAGLVAITPSCGSVNTLGALAVGAIAGAVCALAINLKYKIGLDDSLDVVGVHLTGGIIGALLIGFFGTVKSPQGIDGLFPSGGGGLFYGGNATLLWHQFLGVLFTVVWCGVVTLILALLIKYTIGWRVTSAAEVEGIDVNEHGESAYDWGAAVPSGSASPLEGSIFGHRTEVKA, encoded by the coding sequence ATGGAAGACGGCTACTACGCCTGGATGATCGTAGCCACCGCGCTCGTGCTCATGATGACGACTCCCGCGCTCGCGTTCTTCTACGGAGGGATGACGCGCACCAAGTCCACGCTCAACATGATGATGATGTCGTTCACCGCGATGGGTGCGGTCGGCATCGCCTTCGTGCTCTGGGGCTGGTCGATGGGCTGGGGCGGCGACGGCATCGGCAACGGCAACGGCAAGCTGATCGCCAGCCCGGCGGACACGTTCGGGTTGCTGCACGTGTCGAGCTCGAACTTCGTGTTCGTTCTCTTCCAGCTCACCTTCGCGGTCATCACGGTGGCCTTGATCTCCGGTTCCATCGCAGACCGGGTGAAGATCTCCTCCTGGATCGTCTTCTCGGTGCTGTGGGTCACGTGCGTGTACGTCGTCGTCGCCCACAACGTCTGGGGCGGCGGCTGGTTCTACTCGCACTTCCCGAACCTCGACTACGCCGGTGGCACCGTCGTTCACATCAACGCCGGCATCGCGGGCGGCGTCCTCGCCCTCGTCATGGGCAAGCGGGTCGGCTGGCCGAAGAACCCCGGCAAGCCCCACAACGTCACGCTGACCATGCTCGGCGCCGGCCTGCTGTGGTTCGGCTGGTACGGGTTCAACGTCGGATCGATCGTGTTCAACGCCGGTGGCAGCGGCAACCCGTGGGACAAGATCGGCAGCTGCAGCGGCGACACGACGTGCCAGTTCATCACCCAGTTCACCCACGAGACCGGCGTCACCTTCATGAACACCACCATCGCGACGATGGCCGCGATGCTGGCCTGGCTGCTGGTGGAGCGGATCCACCGCGGCAAGGCGACCTCGCTCGGGGCGGCTTCCGGGGTGGTCGCCGGGCTGGTGGCGATCACTCCGTCGTGCGGCTCGGTCAACACCCTCGGCGCGCTTGCCGTCGGGGCGATCGCCGGCGCCGTCTGCGCGCTCGCGATCAACCTCAAGTACAAGATCGGGCTGGACGACTCACTCGACGTCGTCGGTGTCCACCTCACCGGGGGCATCATCGGTGCGCTGCTGATCGGGTTCTTCGGCACCGTGAAGTCGCCGCAGGGCATCGACGGGCTGTTCCCCAGCGGGGGCGGTGGGCTGTTCTACGGAGGGAACGCCACCCTGCTCTGGCACCAGTTCCTCGGCGTCCTGTTCACTGTCGTCTGGTGCGGCGTGGTCACGTTGATTCTCGCGCTGCTGATCAAATACACGATCGGCTGGCGGGTCACGTCTGCTGCGGAGGTAGAGGGGATCGACGTGAACGAGCACGGCGAGTCGGCGTACGACTGGGGTGCTGCCGTACCGTCAGGATCGGCCAGCCCCTTGGAGGGCTCGATCTTCGGTCACCGTACGGAGGTGAAGGCGTGA
- a CDS encoding P-II family nitrogen regulator, translating into MKLVTAIIKPFKLEDVKSALEAFGIAGLTVSEVQGFGRQKGHTEVYRGAEYRVDFVPKIRIEVVVDDGDAEGVVGVVVKAAATGEIGDGKVWVTPVEQIVRVRTGEKGADAL; encoded by the coding sequence GTGAAGCTCGTCACCGCGATCATCAAGCCGTTCAAGCTCGAGGACGTGAAGTCTGCGCTCGAGGCGTTCGGCATCGCCGGCCTCACGGTCAGCGAGGTGCAGGGCTTCGGCCGGCAGAAGGGCCACACCGAGGTATACCGCGGTGCTGAGTACCGGGTCGACTTCGTTCCGAAGATTCGCATCGAGGTCGTCGTCGACGACGGCGACGCCGAAGGCGTCGTGGGCGTGGTCGTGAAGGCGGCGGCCACCGGCGAGATCGGCGACGGCAAGGTGTGGGTCACGCCGGTCGAGCAGATCGTGCGGGTCCGCACCGGCGAGAAGGGCGCCGACGCGCTCTAG
- a CDS encoding ammonium transporter: protein MHIDGGDTAWVLGSTGLVLFMTPGLALFYGGMIRSKNVLAMLVANFATIAVVSIVWAVLAYSLAFGPSTGGGFLGTLHFAGLGHANEQVPGLHLTVPPLAFAAFQMMFAVITAALLTGTVAERAKFGGFMVFAAIWVVVVYAPIAHWVFSPHGWLAQRGVLDFAGGNVVEIDSGASALALALVIGRRHGWPKELVAPHSLPLTMLGAGILWFGWFGFNAGSALSSGALASQALVGTQLAACAGLLAWCGLEKARTGHATTLGAASGAVAGLVAITPAAGYVNSMAALVIGAAGGVVALFAVNLKHRGGYDDALDVVGVHGAAGVVGTVLVGVFASRVVNPAIRYDGLIDGGSAHLLGVQSLAVLVTIAWAFTMTGIVATLVQRTIGLRVSESDELEGLDTTIHAESAYEFGNARAVRIGH from the coding sequence GTGCACATCGATGGGGGAGACACCGCCTGGGTGCTCGGCAGCACCGGGCTGGTCCTGTTCATGACGCCGGGTCTGGCGCTGTTCTACGGCGGGATGATCCGCTCGAAGAACGTCCTGGCCATGCTCGTCGCCAACTTCGCGACCATCGCCGTGGTCAGCATCGTGTGGGCGGTGCTCGCCTACTCGCTGGCGTTCGGACCGAGCACCGGAGGCGGATTCCTCGGAACGCTTCATTTCGCCGGGCTCGGCCACGCCAACGAGCAGGTGCCCGGCTTGCACCTGACGGTCCCGCCGCTGGCGTTCGCCGCCTTCCAGATGATGTTCGCGGTCATCACCGCCGCGTTGCTCACCGGGACGGTCGCCGAGCGCGCGAAGTTCGGCGGGTTCATGGTCTTCGCCGCGATCTGGGTGGTGGTGGTCTACGCGCCGATCGCACACTGGGTGTTCTCGCCGCACGGCTGGCTGGCGCAGCGCGGCGTCCTCGACTTCGCCGGCGGCAACGTCGTCGAGATCGACTCCGGCGCCTCCGCGCTGGCACTCGCCCTCGTCATCGGGCGTCGCCACGGGTGGCCCAAGGAGCTGGTCGCCCCGCACTCTTTGCCGTTGACGATGCTGGGTGCGGGAATCCTGTGGTTCGGCTGGTTCGGGTTCAACGCGGGCTCGGCGCTGTCCTCGGGCGCACTCGCCTCGCAGGCGCTGGTCGGCACTCAGCTCGCCGCCTGTGCGGGCCTGCTCGCCTGGTGCGGGCTCGAGAAAGCGCGAACCGGCCACGCCACGACCCTCGGCGCAGCGTCAGGGGCGGTCGCCGGGCTGGTCGCGATCACGCCGGCGGCGGGCTACGTGAACAGCATGGCGGCGTTGGTCATCGGCGCCGCGGGTGGTGTCGTCGCGCTGTTCGCCGTCAACCTGAAGCATCGAGGCGGCTACGACGACGCGCTCGACGTCGTGGGCGTCCACGGCGCGGCGGGCGTCGTCGGCACCGTGCTCGTGGGTGTCTTTGCCAGTCGGGTCGTCAATCCCGCGATCCGCTACGACGGCCTCATCGACGGCGGCAGCGCTCACCTGCTCGGGGTGCAGTCGCTGGCGGTCCTGGTCACGATCGCCTGGGCGTTCACGATGACCGGCATCGTCGCCACGCTCGTCCAGCGCACCATCGGGTTGCGGGTGAGCGAGTCCGACGAGCTCGAAGGGCTCGACACCACGATCCACGCCGAGTCGGCGTACGAGTTCGGCAACGCGCGCGCGGTACGGATCGGGCACTAG